Below is a window of Nitrospirota bacterium DNA.
TTTCATAAAAATTTCTCATGGCGGTCCTGAAATTTCTTACCGCACGCCAGAGCAGGACAATAAAAAAAATCATGCCTGCCGTCCCTGTTCCCACAATAATTTCAATATAGGTGTTATGTGCAAATCTCCGTTTTGTAAAGCCTTCCCTGTAAAAAAATTCCGCATATTTGGTTTCAGAAAATATATCCCTGAAGGTTCCGGGACCCGAGCCGAACACAGGATTGTCTTTAAATACATCCAGACCGACATGAAGATATGAAAGACGCCTGCTGATGGAAAAATCCTTCTTCTCTGCGAATACGCTCTTCTGTCGTTCCCAGTAGGCCTCGGGAATCAGAGAAATTATTATAACTGCAATAAATCCTATCAGGGAAAGCACAAAGCCAAACAGTTTCGGTTTCAGGCTGAAAAGATGCACGGCAATCAGGACAGGGAAAATGATAATTAATATCAGCGCCCCGCCCCGGGAATAAGTTAAAACAATGCCCAATAAATTTATCAAAAGCATGAGAATCAGCAATATCCTTTTGTTCCTTTCCCTGCACGTGAAGAGATAATGCGCAATAAAAGGCAGGCTGAAAATTGCCATAAGGGAAAAGTTGTTCGGGTCCACGGCAGCCCCCATGCTTCTTATAAATGTTTCATGTTTTACCGCGAACATGTCAATACCGAAGATAGTCCCGGCAATTCCCAAAAAGGAATTTATGGTAATGCTTGTCATAAGTATTGCCGGAAAGGTTTTTGCATAAACTTCCCGGGATGAGATAAAAAAAATACCGAGGACTATAAAGACATAACCCGCAAGTGCAAGCCCGATATTCGCAAACGCAGTTTGAGGATAGGGCGACATTAATGCCGAAATCAGGCTGATTACAAAATAAATGGCAATAAAAGGCCAGAGGTTTGAATTGATTTTTCCAACTGAGTCCCTCGCAATAACAAACCTGTAAAGCAGAAAACCGAGCAGGAAAAACCCCAAAATCCATGATATGTTAAACAGCTTGCTGTCTCCTGCCAGCCCGCGGTAAGCGGCAAATGGAATAAGAAATACGATAACATAATATCCTGCATGGGGCGAACGGAGTAAAAAAAGAAATGCCAGAATCAGAATAACCGGGACAAAGGCAAAGATATAAAATTCTGTTGTCAGGAGGAAAAGCGATACGGATGATAAAAGGAGCAGCAATACGCCTTCAAAAAATCCGAATGGCAGTGTTTCCCTGCTATTTCTCATTGTTTAAGCTATGCTTTCCTCCAGAAAATACTGGCGAATCATATAATAATTAAGCGGAGAAACCGGCCTATATTTAATTACATAGCTAAACCTGAAATCATCACCGGTCAGTCTTTCCTCCCTGTATATTTCTCCTGTGCAGACGGCAGTTTTCTTTCTTACTGCATTTTTTCTGTTTATTCTGCTTTCAGTCTCAAGCATGAAAAAGAGGTCCTTGGGAGCAGTAAGTTGATCATTGGTTTTAATTAGGAACATATCGGCGTTGATATCTGCCAGAGAGGCTGTTTTTTCATAAACAACCTCGCCATTCATCTTTGCTCCTATATTAACATACGCCTTTTGATGCCTTACCCTTTCACTCTCCCGCTTATCAGTATAAATCCCAAACACTCTTCCCCTGACAATTCTTTGCCATAAATACTTGAATGTTTTCAGAACAGCTTTTCTGGAAATCAGGGCGCAGACATAAATAATAATTCCGATATCTAAAAGATAACTTTGTCTGATTTTAATAAAACGATTGTCAAGCAAGGCCCTGATTTTCCTGGGAGTTGAATGTGGGGTGAATAACTGTGCAAAGCCGATGAGTCCCGGCTTTACTGAAAACCGGTTGTCATAGTTTTTGATATGCCGGCAAAACTTCTCATAAATCGCGGGCCGTTCAGGTCTTGGACCTACAAAGTCCATATCGCCTTTTATTATATTGAACAATTGCGGCAGCTCATCAAGACGCGTATCTCTGAGTAATTTGCCTATTTTTGTTTCAAGCTTATGACCCAGGGACAGGATCTCTGCGCCAATCTTCTGCTCTGCTTCAGGGGAGAGCGTCCGGAATTTATACATGATAAAGGGCTTCTTATTCAACCCGAGGCGGACCCCCTTGTAGAAAACCGGGCCTTTATCCGTGAGTTTTACAGCCAATAAGATTAATATCAAAACCGGGGATGAAAGGATTAAAAAAAACAGGGCATTAATTATATGAAAAAATCTGTTCAGGAAAACAAATCCTTTATAATACCCGCCGGTCAACTCGCTTTTGTCTTTTTTCGTTCCTTTAATAGCTATGTCCCCCTTATACAGTTTTCCAGCCCCTCTCGTAAAAGTATCTTATTTATCACATACATCCAATGTTAAATTATGGCACAACTTAAATTATAAGTAAATTTTGTTGTAAAATCTGTTAAAATATGACCTAATCTTAACAAGGGGCACTGAAAATGAGAGATGAGCCTAAAAGGGCGCTGATAGAAAAATCATTCAGAGGGCTTCCTATCTTCAAAAACCTTTCAGATCCGCATCTACTGCAGCTTTCAAATGACTTTATCACTCAACACGTAAAAAAAGGCGAAATTGTGTTTTACCAGTCAGACCACAGCACAGACCTCTATATCGTTCTTGAGGGGTCGGTAAGGGCGTCGCTCTTAGGTGAGGACGGGGATGAGCTGATACTTACGGCTTTTAATAAGGGCGATTTCTTCGGCGAGATGAGCCTCCTTGACGGCAAGCCGAGGTCCGCC
It encodes the following:
- a CDS encoding sugar transferase, giving the protein MTGGYYKGFVFLNRFFHIINALFFLILSSPVLILILLAVKLTDKGPVFYKGVRLGLNKKPFIMYKFRTLSPEAEQKIGAEILSLGHKLETKIGKLLRDTRLDELPQLFNIIKGDMDFVGPRPERPAIYEKFCRHIKNYDNRFSVKPGLIGFAQLFTPHSTPRKIRALLDNRFIKIRQSYLLDIGIIIYVCALISRKAVLKTFKYLWQRIVRGRVFGIYTDKRESERVRHQKAYVNIGAKMNGEVVYEKTASLADINADMFLIKTNDQLTAPKDLFFMLETESRINRKNAVRKKTAVCTGEIYREERLTGDDFRFSYVIKYRPVSPLNYYMIRQYFLEESIA
- a CDS encoding O-antigen ligase family protein, with protein sequence MRNSRETLPFGFFEGVLLLLLSSVSLFLLTTEFYIFAFVPVILILAFLFLLRSPHAGYYVIVFLIPFAAYRGLAGDSKLFNISWILGFFLLGFLLYRFVIARDSVGKINSNLWPFIAIYFVISLISALMSPYPQTAFANIGLALAGYVFIVLGIFFISSREVYAKTFPAILMTSITINSFLGIAGTIFGIDMFAVKHETFIRSMGAAVDPNNFSLMAIFSLPFIAHYLFTCRERNKRILLILMLLINLLGIVLTYSRGGALILIIIFPVLIAVHLFSLKPKLFGFVLSLIGFIAVIIISLIPEAYWERQKSVFAEKKDFSISRRLSYLHVGLDVFKDNPVFGSGPGTFRDIFSETKYAEFFYREGFTKRRFAHNTYIEIIVGTGTAGMIFFIVLLWRAVRNFRTAMRNFYERGDIWESHLTRAYLLSFTSLLIYLAIFSDMYHKYFLL